The Fibrobacter sp. UWEL genome includes the window CGCACCCAAGGCCAGGCTTCCATAACGGGAACCTACATAAAGAGCGGCCAACACAATCAAAAGCTGAATAATCATTAGCGCAGTCATAAAACCTCCGTCAACAAGTGTTATAAGCAACCCATATCAGTTTGATAAGGAATACTTATTGAAACTAAACAAAAGTTTCAACAAAAGACCGCAGATTTACAAAAAAAACGCAAAAAAACGCCCTCGGCTAAACCGAGAGCGTCTTTAAAATCGCGAGAGCGTGGAGCTAATTAAGTATTAGCATCAACCCATTCAGCGTTCTTCTTGCAAGCTTCAACAGACTTGTCGAAGGCTGCCTTCTGTTCGTCGTTCATCTTGACTTCGAAGATCTTTTCCACGCCGTTTGCGCCGATCACGCAAGGAACGCCGCAGTACAGGCCCTTAACGCCGTATTCGCCGTTCAGCTTAACAGCGCAGGTAAGAACGCTCTTCTTGTCCAGGAGGTAAGCTTCAGCCATCTTGATAGCGGAAGTTGCCGGGCTGTAGAATGCAGAACCGCGAACCAGGAGGTTAACGATTTCGCCACCAGCGTTAGCAGTACGAGCAGCCAGTTCGTCGAACTTTTCCTTGGTCATGAGCTGAGACAGAGGAATGCCACCGACGGAGACGCATTCGTAGAGAGAAACCATGGTGTCACCGTGGCCGCCCATAACGATAGCCTTAACGTCTTCAGCAGAAACGCCCAGTTCCATAGCAACGAAGCAAGCGAGACGAGAAGAGTCCAGAACGCCAGCCATACCGATCACCTTGGAGGAATCGAAGCCGGTAACCTTCTGCATGTTGTACACCATTGCGTCCAGCGGGTTGGTGATAACGATAACGAAAGCGTTCGGAGCAGTGTTCTTGATAGCTTCGCCAACAGTCTTGATGACGCCGCAGTTGATGCCCAGAAGGTCGTCACGGCTCATGCCCGGCTTACGAGGAACGCCTGCGGTCACGATAACAACGTCTGCACCAGCGATGTCAGCGTAGTCAGTAGAACCGGAGAGGTTGCAGGAAGTGCCCATAACGGAACGGCCTTCCATAATGTCGAGGGCCTTACCCTTCGGCATACCTTCAGTCATCGGAATATCGATGAGGACCACGTCACCCAGCTGCTTCTGAGCGAGGACGAGAGCCATAGTACCACCAATCTGACCAGCACCAACGAGTGCAATCTTCTTTCTTGCCATGATTTTACCTTCCTTATATAAGGTGTTGAAAAATTTACGCCTAAAATATAGCACAATTTGTGTAAAGAAACAACGTTGGAAAGGGGCCTGTGTGACGAAATATCAAGTAAATAAGAAGCCAAACCGCCCCTGGCGGCTCAAAAGGTCAAACAATAGCCATAAAGGGGCCTTTTAGCTAAATTTGCCCCGCATTATGGAACTTTCGGTTATTGGCATCTTATTTGGGATTAGCTGTATAGGCAGTTTTATCCAGCGGGTCAGCGGGTTCGGATTTGGCATTTTCGTCATGACCGTCCTCCCCTACCTCCTTCCCAGCTACGGGGAAGCTACCGCCTTGTCCGGAATGCTTGCCGGATCCATGTCCATCGTCGTTTTCCTCCGTATGCGAAAATATATCGTCTGGAAGGAAGTTCTCCCCATCCTGGGTATCTTTACGGTCATCAGTTTCTTTGCAGTGGGCGCTGTAGCCAGTTTAGACGGCAGGTTTCTGCGACACGTCCTTGGCGCGATCCTTATTATCATAAGCATCTACTTTTTCTTCTTCAGTGAAAAAATCAAGCTGAAACCCACTGTTTTCGTCCAATCTATTATAGGCGTCATCGCTGGCATCATGGGCGGGTTCTTCGCCATGCAGGGGCCGCCCTCCGTTCTGTATTTTTTGGCATCCTGCGAAACGAAGGAAAAGTACATCGCCCATAGCCAGGTGTATTTCGCCCTAGGCAACCTGATGATGACCTTCTTTAGAGCGGGTAACGGGTTCGTGACGCCTATGGTAGGAATGGCCTACGGTTGTGGCATTTTCGGCGTGGCTCTGGGCGTATTCATCGGAAGCAAAGTCTTCAAGAAGATTCCGCACAAAGTATTGAAAAAAGTCGTATACGTCTATATGGCAATAAGCGGTATTATCGCACTCTGCGCATAACTGTATTAGTTATGAGTTATGAGTTATGAGTTACGAGATATGAGTTATTAGTTATGAGATATGAATTATGAGGTTCAAGTTTCATAATTCGTAATTTATAATTTATAATTGTTCACTGTATGCGCGCTTTAATTCTTTCTGACATTCATGGATCTGCTATTGCAGCCCGCCAGGCACTCTCATTCTTCGAGAAGCTGAACTGCGACAAAATTTTCCTGCTGGGAGACACCCTTTATCACGGCCCTCGCAATCCTCTTCCCGAGGGACATGGCCCTATGGGCGTCGTAGAAGCCTTGAAACCTTACGCAGGCAAGATTGTTGCCGCCCGCGGGAACTGCGACGCCGATGTAGACCTGATGATGCTGGAATTCATCAAGATTGAGGACGAGTACGCCGTAGTGGAAGATCCTGCGGTAGACGGAGGCCGCCGCACCATCCGTCTGTTCTTAAGTCACGGTCACATTTTCCTTCCGGAATGTTTCCCGCCTAATGCGCTTGACCAGCTGGAACCTACCGAAGAAAAG containing:
- the mdh gene encoding malate dehydrogenase — its product is MARKKIALVGAGQIGGTMALVLAQKQLGDVVLIDIPMTEGMPKGKALDIMEGRSVMGTSCNLSGSTDYADIAGADVVIVTAGVPRKPGMSRDDLLGINCGVIKTVGEAIKNTAPNAFVIVITNPLDAMVYNMQKVTGFDSSKVIGMAGVLDSSRLACFVAMELGVSAEDVKAIVMGGHGDTMVSLYECVSVGGIPLSQLMTKEKFDELAARTANAGGEIVNLLVRGSAFYSPATSAIKMAEAYLLDKKSVLTCAVKLNGEYGVKGLYCGVPCVIGANGVEKIFEVKMNDEQKAAFDKSVEACKKNAEWVDANT
- a CDS encoding sulfite exporter TauE/SafE family protein, which gives rise to MELSVIGILFGISCIGSFIQRVSGFGFGIFVMTVLPYLLPSYGEATALSGMLAGSMSIVVFLRMRKYIVWKEVLPILGIFTVISFFAVGAVASLDGRFLRHVLGAILIIISIYFFFFSEKIKLKPTVFVQSIIGVIAGIMGGFFAMQGPPSVLYFLASCETKEKYIAHSQVYFALGNLMMTFFRAGNGFVTPMVGMAYGCGIFGVALGVFIGSKVFKKIPHKVLKKVVYVYMAISGIIALCA
- the yfcE gene encoding phosphodiesterase; this encodes MRALILSDIHGSAIAARQALSFFEKLNCDKIFLLGDTLYHGPRNPLPEGHGPMGVVEALKPYAGKIVAARGNCDADVDLMMLEFIKIEDEYAVVEDPAVDGGRRTIRLFLSHGHIFLPECFPPNALDQLEPTEEKGRSIDAYLYGHTHIWDLHKNFKNILMVNPGSTSLPKGGKVASFGVYESYDKPDHRGNLAKFSIHALDTGREIASFEINDRNNEI